GATGCTGCGAGGAGAAAAGGCCCAGAGTGCACTGGGGCAGCTGGCATCCCTGCCCAACCTGCATTTGGTGGCGTCGTTGGACCACATCAATGCTCCATTAGGTGAGAGTTTGTGCTGCAGTGAAGCTCACACAGAAACGTTTTGCCGTAGCTAAATGTCGCTGGTGCGTTTGCAGTGTGGGACCAGTTTAAGCAGAGCCAGTTTAACTGGCTGTGGTGGGAGTGTGTGACGTTCCAGCACTACACGGAGGAAACGTCATATGAGAACTCTCTCCTGGTGCAGCAGACCGGCGCCCTCGCCCTGTCCTCCCTCACGCACGTGCTCCGCAGTTTGACACCCAACGCGAGGTACCACGTCCACTTTAATGCGAGTAGTTGTCAAAGCTGTCGGAGTCTGCAACTTCTCAACGGCCGTGCATTTGCTCTCTCTGCAGGGGAATCTTCAAACTGCTGGTAGGATTCCAGctggaaaacaaagacaacCCTTCGTACACAGGTGGGCACACATTCAACGCCCGGAACCACAGAGCGATTTTTCGCTTCATCGTGAGGCTGTAACCATTGTTGTGCTGTGCGCAGGATTGTCCTTCCAAGATTTCTACCAGCGTTGTCGAGAGGCGTTCTTGGTGAACTCGGACCTCACATTGAGGACTCAGCTGACCGAGTTCAGAGACCACAAACTGATTCGGACACGCAAGGCAAGCCTCATAACCATAGCCTCGTAATCAGCGAGAACACCTACTGCAAACCCCGACGTTTATCAGTTCTTACACTTGCTTTGTTCATGTGACACTCCAGGGTGCCGATGGCGTGGAGTACCTGGTCGTTGCCGTGGATGCGAGCACGTTGACGGACTTCCTGGAGAACGAGGAGGGTGACTGAGGACAAAACTTCAGACCTATGATTGTCTTTTCCTTCAGATTTCAATTTAGCCTGTGGCAGACGTTGGGGCCCAGTTACATCTGCTTAACATTAAATCAGGTTGATGAAATGTTTGGTACTCAGTGCCTCATTGTACAAATGTAACTTACACATTGTGATGTGTACATGCTCACAGACTACACCTGAGTCATTAAAAGCAACACTTGGAGTTAATTTATTGCTGGTTACTGTCTTTAATTACAGAAATAGATTCATATCTAGCGAAACATACATTCTTTTGTTCTTAGAAGGCAGGTAGGCATGCAGCTGTAAAAAGAAAGCGGTGGAAATCATCGAGTATTTAACGCTGTGAGAAAAGAGGGGTCACAAAAGGGAAAAGTGTGAACTGGGGCGCGGTGTATCTATTATGATCCTCAGGCGCGTGTTGGACGTGGAAAGGAGTGTGAGAGGACGGCCCTGAACGCATGCTGTGAAAGTTGGTAGTTATGCATTTCAGCAGTTCTCTGTCTGGGCTGTGAATCGTTGAGCGTCTCCCGAGTCCAGCGTGTACGTCTGGAGTCTGTTCTGTGCGGCTGTGTGTACGATACGGAGCTCCTCTTCGTCCAAATCCCTCAGCAGCAGAAGAACTGCATCCAGAATGTGAGTCTTAGGGAAAACAAAAGGGTTTAGATGATGAATCTTCCAGGTTTGGAGTGCAATTCAACATTTAAAGTTTCAGGGCAGAGCTTCTGAGAGGAAGCTACCTTTTTCATCGTCAGTTTTTCTCGAGTCGATGGAGAAGAAAGGGAGGAGAACTTGTCCCTCGAGAGAGGCTTCATTCCCAACTCTTCTCTGATTTTGCTAGAAACAAAAGGGAGGAATTCCATGTTCatgttgtgttttgtgttgttttttttcacagcctGTTTTCATTTGGTGCATGCTCTGTTTTATCTATGTTTTTCAGTCCGCAAAAAACCTACTTGGTTTCCTCCATGTTGTAGTTTAGCGGGTCATTCTCCGTCTCTGCATCTAGAAGCCCATTGTTGGAAAGCTGGTTCTGGGTATTACCTGGGGGGGTGCTGACCTCCTCGCCTTCCATGAGACCAAGTGCAGTTTCATCCTCAGTCACCACTGCACACACAGAAATCGCACATATAAATGCGTGAACTGTTCAAATGGGTTAAAGTGGGAAAGCTCTTCAGCAGCTGAGGTCAAACTGCAGGGAGCATCATACACCCACCTTGATTGTCAAGTTTCTGGAGGCGAGGCAGGCATCGCAGCACAGTGAGCCGGTACCGGCTCGAGTCGGTTCCGCAGCAGGGGTTTTCAGCCAACCAGAGCACTCTGAGGCGTGTCAGCGGACGCAGGTGGGACAGCTCAGACAACGAGGGAATCATGTTCCTCCTAAGGTAGAGCTCGCTGAGAGACAGACAGCCAGCCAGAGGAGATAGAGACGAGATGCTGTTGACGCTGCAGGCAGAGAGGAGAACGAGCAGCAGAGTCAGGATTTAGCCTTCATTCTGAATGACTCTGCAGGTGTGGCAGTATCATGTCAGCGTTAAAGCAGCATGGCTCTACAGTATGTGTTTGTGCCAGAGTGGGACAGCAAAGTTAAAGGGACCAACCTCAGCGTCAGCACCTCAATGTTGGGCATCATAGAGAAGATAGAAATCTGACAGGAGACATACATTCTTACAGCTTCATGTACTGGATTAAAATGAACAGTGTTTCAATTTGAGCAcgcatatttaaaaaatgaatgtaaCTGTCAGCCATCTAAACTATTAGGACTACTTACGTCAGTCAGGTTGCATcccctaaaaaaaataacaagatATGCAACGTTAGCACAAATGCAATACATCAAGCGACCTGTACCCGTCCACCGTGGTCCATCATGTGGACCAAAAACCAACTAAACCACTGGTGTGCTAAAATTTAACTCAGAGACTTACCAGCAGTTTAGTTTCTTCACGCTTTCCAAGTCTGAGGCCTTAGCCTTAGCGAGAACCAATTTCCGCGTTAGCTTCATGGCATATCAGCTACCTTCCGTAGAAATAAGGAACATATTAAATGGTATATATATCAACAAGCAACAAAGGCCGCATCATGACAGGCTAAGTAGACAAACATCTCAACTCAGCAGCAGAGGGGGCTGTCAGGTACGTGAATACGCATGCGCGAAGTTAATGAAGCGTCCTTAGTTACGGCTTAAATTGATAGATAATTTTGTGTGCAGAGTTTTATCGCTGGGTTTTGTGAACCACTAATAATATCAAACACGCAAATAAATATGTAATGATATATTGTTATGTGGAGCTTTCAATTTATGTTTAAGAACTACGTTCTGTAAAAACTCAAAGTCCCACAATGCAAAGCGAGCGAGTGAGTAAATCGCGCCTGCGCGTTAAGCAATCCCTCTTTGGACCTACGTCTCCACTGAAAAGATGGTGAGCTTCCCTGTCCCCTTCACAATCCGTTTCAATCTGAAGATTCCTGCGctacaaaaaatataataacatATTCAGAGGCTTAATCCAAACCTTATTTGTCAGACCTAACTTTGATTTGTATTAGTTGGTTGATTACATCCGTAGGAAAAGCGATGTTTTGCCATGTCTTATTGAGACAGAAATGGCTGCCACCATCTCGTTTCTCACCGAGCCCAAATACTAGCCGGCTAGTCTCTTTAGTTGCTTCTCGGTCGGTAAATGATAAATTTCCCTTTTTGTTTAGGCCCTGCAGTTAGACCACAGCGAAAAGGCGTTGTTCATATCTCAACAGAGTATGTCGTGTTTTCAACAAAGATGAACTGTTGAGTCTGTCTAAGTTAGCATGATGGTTAGCTTGTTAAGTAGAAGCCTGTGTTGGCTAGCCGGTGTCCCTGAGAATGACAGCAGCTTATTTACCCTTATtctcaggtgtttttttttgtttgttttgttttgtttttgcattggCAATGATTTTTATACATTATATTACGTTTTACAAGAAAAATTCAAAAGTATTCTAACGCCGTGAAGGACGTACTTCTTACTTGTGGGCGGGCAGTAGTATATCATAACCCGGTGTTTGAACTCAGTTGCAACCCAGTTGCAGTTTGCTGTAATGTTATTGGTCATTGTCACGTAATGCACTTTGTCATCCACAGGCCAAACGCACCAAGAAGGTGGGGATTGTTGGTAAATATGGCACGCGTTATGGAGCGTCGCTGAGGAAGATGGtgaagaaaattgaaatctCCCAGCATGCCAAGTACACCTGCTCTTTCTGTGGCAAGGTAAGTGTTGGGATCACAAACCATTGTAACAGATGTAGTACAATATGTGGTCTGCCTGCTCAGTGTACACACTGAACTGTAGTCATGAGACTCGTGACTGCACGATGGCGCAGACTTAAGTCTCAGTTAACTGGAAACGGGCTGCTTTAGGACGTTACATGTGTTTTTTGTAAAACTTTCTAATTCATTTAATCCGTGTTTACAGACTAAAATGAAGAGGAGGGCTGTTGGTATCTGGCACTGTGGGTCCTGCAGGAAGACGGTGGCTGGAGGTGCCTGGACGTACAAGTATGTTGCGCTGTTGATTTTCTGACTTATTTAATGCATCTCTTCCagcagtttaatttttttttttaatgaatttggtGCGATTGTTCCTGCTTATCAGATCATAACTGACGTTATAAGATTGTAAATGGTTAAAAACTTTAATGATTAAGTAAGCAGCCATACAGTTGCATGTACATGCATAGATGGATGCCTCCTTATGTTTTAGTGTTAAAATTGATTGTGTGGTATCCAAATTGAATGTGACTTGGTGGTTAGCCTGCCCAGTGCAATAGATATGTGCCACCATGCGGGTAAGATTATTAAGTTAGGTTTTGAACCACCCAGTCACTGCCATTGTGAATATAGTTCATCACAGTAACAAACTTGTGGGGCCACTCCTTTTCCAAACGTTGGTGCATGAGCGGGCCAGAAGTGATGAGTGGAACTTATAAATGGAGAGGATAACGTTCATCTATTTAAGGAGGCTTCGTAGTAGCTGATCTATGTGAGCGATCAGGGTTTATCGTATCACTCGTTCACAAAATAACTGACCCGCAGAGCCGTTAATTGTTTGCAAATGAATGTATTACCTGGAATGAAAACATTCAGTGGAGCTCATCTAACTACTATGTAGTGGCCTGACATCCAAGCCCTCCTGTGGTCGACCTCAGGGTCAAGATGGACGTCTGTGCTGCTTGCAGCACCAAATCTGGTGTATGCACCAGCTGATGGGTTAATGTACAGACTTTCTACTCGCTGAAATTCACTGCTGTATAAATATGGACTCAGTCCCCCACTGACCGATATTCCCCTTTGAACCATATGCCTGCTGTACGGAGTCACTGTACGAATGAAAGCTTCTTCAGATACAAATTTGGgctcaaaatgaataaatgctATATGCTTTTTCTCTGCAACATCCTTATCGAACCAAGAATGCAGCATACTTAAAGTATCATCACATCACACTTGATTTGTggggacaaaaaaaagtgacacCTCCATTaacttgaaaatgtttttcctGTCATGGAAGATATTTTCCACCTCCCTGACTGCTTGTTATAACTTCTAACCGACTTTTGCATGAGGAGTAAAACAGGCGAAGCCACCAGAGCCCCTCCCCAAGTTGACTTCATTTACTCATATAAAGCAAACTTGGTTGGACATTTTAGCAAACTCAAACTTCTCCAGAGGTGACCCACTTTCTTCAGTTAAAGAATAGGAATTCACTGTCAGATGAGTGGAATTTCAAGCGTTGATATCCCAGGTAAAATGAAGTCATCAAGGAGAGGAAGAAGTGTTTTACGTTTGACAAATGAATGCATTTCAACAGCTTTTATCATGAAAGCGCTGTTATAATAAATGGCAAATTTTACAAACTCAACACTGTTTTACCTACAAGGCTGTCGTATAATCGGAATTTATTCTAAAGAAtgtttttctcttccttgcAGCACAACGTCTGCTGTCACAGTCAAGTCCGCAATCAGGAGGCTGAAGGAGTTGAAGGACCAGTAAACCAGTACACGACGATCACTGGTGGATTTGGGACTTTTTCTATAATTCAACCGAGCTGGACATGGCCTCAACATCCAAAAATAAAGCAGTCTGGAGCGGAGTTCTTTGTGTCTTTTGtacatttgttttaaatgtgaaaaCGTTTGAGCTTTGACCTCCAAACAGTCCCTCACAAACCCTTCCATGTGGGAGAAAACTTCACTGTGGCTCAGGTTCTATTAGAATGAATGATGGACACCGCCAGCCCTTAAATGTCCGGGTATAGAAGGTTTCATTTGGCTTGCTGAATGTGAAGTGGAGAAGTATAGAAGTTAACTACACTTTTCACTTTACCTATTTCCTTTTCCAGCAGGTAAAATGACGCTGGTCCAATTACAGACCAAGACGAAAAGGTTATAAAGCTCATGTATGTTTCAGTGAAGTTAGTCATTTGTGATTTAGACATTTTTCACTGCAAATGGAATGACTTGTACAGATTGGAGATGAAAACCTATTTTCTTATAGAAATGTGATGGATCCAAAACTACTATGAGAATAATTTTATTATACGTTGGTCATAAATCGTCTTTGTGACGAGAGAaggtaccccccccccccccatttttccCAAATTTAAGGTTTTGTCAAGTTTGCAGACCACCGTCTCTTGTCTGTCCAAATTTTCTTGTGGTGTCATTCATAAGGGTGCTGTCATTACATAATAACATGTAATGACAGCATAATTGTGAAAATGATCACAATAACTTGATCCTGGTCTACAGTGATGCTTACCTCCAAGGAGGGCGAGGACCTAAGTCATACCAGTAAAATGCTGCTAATAACAGCCACCATGAGTTGGGGCTGCACAGATCCTGATTTATAATAATACTCAACTCACCTGTGGATCTTAACCACATGTCCTACCGTGACTCTGGTACCGGTTACTCACTATGAAAAATAACCATGAAATAAGTTTCTATCTCTGatgagaaactaaaaacaaCTAATGTAGATGATTACACCTGCCATTGTTTCCTTACCTCAACTGTTTTCTTGTGTCAACTGCGTGAGAGAGACGCGACTCCGGAAGGTGGCAGTAGTCGCACATCGCGGTAATTTGCAGATGGGGGCGCTGTTGATGCTGCGTCACTTCAGCGAGCTCCAGAGAAAATATGGCGGCATCCAGTGTGTTCAGACCGGGCTTGTTCAACCACAAAGTTGCGGTAGTGACGGGTGGAGGGACCGGGATCGGCAAAGCTATCTCCGCGGAGCTGCTGGAGTTGGGTCGGTAAAGCTTTGTTTCAGAGTTAAgagtgctttgtttttgttccccCACGTTGCTCAGAAGGTTCAACGCTCTGACTTGTCAACAGCAGTGAACTTCGACACACAATTAACGGACAGCCTTTGAATGAGAGACCAAGATCTACTGTGTAGAGGCTACATGTTCAGTAACAACTCAGAAAGTCAAGTGTATGATGGAAATAAATGAGATTAAGTGGAATTCTCAATAACTTTGGTGTATTGACATTCACATAAGAAACAGGTGATACAAGTAGTGGACTTTGAGATTGACTTTTACATTTTATAATCAGTCCATTAGTTTCTAATCAGCTGTTAGTACAGGGCTGTTTTTATAAAGCTGCAGCTGAGTGTGTCATTTCCAGTGTaatctcagttttttttaaattactgaCCCTGAGGCCTCCTCAATTTGGCTTGATCTCGAGAAGTCCTTATCCAAATGCCCTCTGAAAAATCTACTATTCATTGACAAACTGAAGTGTATTAAAAAGCTTTTCAGCAACCCAGTTATAATTAATACTGTTAGGGCATGGAGGCTCATACAACATGAGAAATGATCTTTTTCGTTACTTTCAGGTGAGAGATTTTATTATAAAAGATACATCTCTGCTTGCTGACAAGAGCGATGCAATTTAAGATACTGCATAGAGCACATGTTAGTCCAAGCCGTCTCTCCAAGTACAGGAAGGATGTCTCTCCACTCTGTCTTAAATGTAAGACCGAATTTGGTGATCTTACTCACTGTTTCTGGTCCTGTGttaaaatacaaaattattGGAGTAATGTCTTATTTGTCctctcttctttttcagctCCCGCTGTATCTCTAGCCCATACTGTATAATGTACCTGTCACATCTATCTGGACCTGATCCTTCCGTTTCggtttttgatttttctgttgttgttcccagcttattgttgttgttgttttattactCTGTCTAGTCTTGTCTTTTGTATGTCTGcttattgaaaaaaattaaacacatttaaaagaaaaaaaaatgactgaccCTTCTGTCTGCAGGCTGCAGCGTGGTGATCTCCAGCAGGAAGGCAGAAAGGCTGGACGCAGCGGCTCAGGAGATGAGAGAGAAGATCCCTCCCTCCAGTCCTGCAAGTGTCACTCCTGTACCCTGCAACATCCGCAACGAGGAAGAGGTGAGCGCTTGTTCAGCCTCTGAATCGGAATCTGCTGCGTGATGATGGCAGTACGTGATCGCCTGGCTTCATCTTGCCTCCACGTGCTGCAGGTGAAGGCTCTTGTCTCCTCTGTGCTGAAGAAGTATGGCCGGATTGACTACCTGGTGAACAACGGAGGGGGTCAGTTCAGCAGCCCCGCAGAGCACGTCTCCTCCAAAGGCTGGAAGGCTGTCATAGACACCAACCTGACTGGAACCTTCCACTGCTGCAAGGAGGGTAAGCCAAACACACTGGGCCCGGGGTCGCTGTGTGTGCAGACGCACTCAGTGTGACTGTTTCCACTCTCCTCTCTCAGTTTACGCTGCATGGATGAAGCAGCACGGAGGTGTGATCGTCAACATCATCGCTGACATGTGGAAAGGCTTCCCTGGCATGTCGTAAGAGCTGCCTCCCTCAAATTCACGCACAGTTCTACAAAgttgcacattttttttcctgcagcgCGTGTGTCTCCTCTCCCCGACAGCCACACGGGAGCAGCGAGGGCAGCGGTGGACAACTTAACCAAGAGTCTGGCCATCGAGTGGGCATCCTCAGGAGTCAGAGTCAACGCTGTTGCACCTGTATGTACAGATTAAGAGCTGATCAATGCTGGTGGATTAGGTTCATTACTTCATTTGTGGTTAATGTGTTTGCTTAAAGGGTACAATCTTTTCCAAAACTGCGATGGAGAACTACAAGGAGCTGGGGCCGCGTCTTTTCAAGATGTCTGTTCCATTTAGCCCTGCAAAGAGACTGGGAGTGCCCGAGGAGGTGTGTAACTGCTTAGTTACATGTTACATTTAAGGAAATTGTCCAATTGTCTGAGGGGATTCAGCCCCTTGCCAGGAGCAGGAGAAGATATATGCAGTATGTGTAAGGATGGACTGTGGTCCCGAAAGTCTCCGCTGTGTCCACTCTATGTGTCAAAAGGCGAAACTCTGATCCTCTgtcataaaaacacaaagaatacaGTTGTATCCATCTAATAATTAATATGCACCCACATTTTCCCAGTGACATTCTGTATTGTGTATCAGCCGTGTAATTACTAGAAATTACTATCAATTAATTGTCAAAAATTGTGCAGGGATCTGCGTAGTCCAGGTTAACACTGTAATCAATTCCAGCCACTTTCCCATTCTTAAGCTAGCTGTCAGTTATGTCCCGCGTAGCGTTTAGATAAGTTGTTACTTCAGTTAAATGTGACAGGTTTCAAAGTGTTATTACTAATGGAGCTCAGCAAAACTAACATTACTCCCTCTCAGTCGTCCCTGTTACACCGCTATGTTTCTACAGAAGCCCAGAATGGACAAACCAAATAGGGTGTCGGTAGAGAAGGctttgcaagtttttttttacatcctaTGCAGTCTCTCCTGCATGCTTAAAAGGGAGGGGTGAGGTGAGGGGGTGTTCAGTTGGTTGCAACTATATCCAACACACTGAAGAAATATATTAATCTgactggagtttttttttttttttttcagatctcCTCTACAGTGTGTTTCCTGCTCTCTCCCGCTGCCTCCTACATCTCTGGTGCTACACTGAAGGTCGATGCAGGACAAAGTCTGTACCACTCCATGTGGGAGATACCTGGTGCGTGCACCTTCATAACCCAGCACTGTCTTTACAGTACGTATTAGATGCTAAACACTATGCTATATGGTGAACTGAATTGTTTCTGTGCAGATCACAAAGCATGGCCTGATGCTCCAGAGGGGGAAAACCTGGATGCTTTAAAGGAGCTGCTCAAACCACAAAGCAAACTTTAATGTGTGACATACAGACTGCACAAAACAGCGGGTGCCATGGATGTACAGCTGTACAGAGATCACAAGCGCAATAACAGAGTCAAAGCACCATAGTTCCGTGATTAAAAGGTgtgctgtatatatatatatatatatatatatatatatatatatatatatgtatatatatatatatatatatatatatatatatatatatatatatatatatatatatatatatgtatatgtagaGATAGAGTGTGATTCATTGTCAAAATTGTGTATAGAATGTTATGTAATTAATAACAACTTGAACATTTAGTTTCCCGGACTGTGACTTGTAGCATTTAACAGTTGAGATGTACTGATAAATGTTTATCCAGTGCCTTTGTTTTGTAAATTTATATAATATAACTGTCACAAATGCTGAAtagatggaaaataaaaaagacaaatgaacTGATCATTAAATATGTTTTTCATTACAATCGTTAAATCCAATCGAAGTTGATGATCCTGATCAAAACCAGAATTGTGACGATTTTACGAGCAAAGTTGTTCAGCATTACAGTTAATAAGCGGCAGCCGCATGACATTTACATCAGataacaaactgacattatgtCAATAAATAAACGTACAAAGCCTCGTATCTTGGTATAAACTAAAGTAAAATATTATGAAGACACTTCGGATGCATTCGCTTAAAGAGAGCATTAGTATTTTGTCCTGAATGCCACGCCGTAAATTTGCCGTAAACTAGCTTCAATTGTCGCGTCATTGCATCAGCTGCAGAGGTCACAACAAACCGCACAGGTACAGTGATGTGTCCATGATATCCTTGATTTTTGCTGTAATTTTAAACCCACCGTTATAGCAGATGGTTAAACATTATTTTCTTAGCAAATTACTTGTGTAAAACCGGCCTTACAACTAACGCCATACCTTTAATGTGCTAGTATGCTGTTAGCTAACGTGCCGCTAGCTAAGAAAACACCTTCTGCCCTCAACGATGTGTCAACTCTGAGCGTTACTTATTTGTTAACGTATTTAATACAAATAGAAAACTATTTCGAGTTAGCAAATAACTATTGGAGTATAAGCAGCCCCTTTTATACTACAGCAACATTTATGTTTGATAGTTTAAATGGGACGACACAGTGTTGTGATCCTTGTTAACACATAAGTATATTAGAAAAACACGTTTTAAATCCTGATTCTCAGCTGTTGACAACGGCTTTGTATGCTATTCTTacattcaatttattttttattttggtaaacaagttcaaatatGTATCTCAGAATGAACAATCTGTATACAGGAGGTTGTAAATTGGCATGTAATGATGTATTTATGATCTTTATTGGGATGCAGTTTATTTTAGTCATATAGCTTTGATTTAGGGCCGACGCTGAAGTATTCCCATTTTATTGCATGAGCATAGTTTCGATCTCCTTTGTTATCTCTGATATATTTACCCCCTGTGCTTTAAAAACGTTTTTGcagataagaacaatagatagttAAAAATATTATTAACAATTGTGACATTTAGTTTTCTCCCATTTACCAAAACGAGTTAAATAAATCGGTTCTTTTGAGCAGATTATACGTTTAAACTATTTCATTGGATTTTGACATTCAAGTGCAGTTGTTACAAACAATATTTCATCAACATAAAGGATATTCATCCTGAGGAGCTTAGATGGGTATATGTTAAAGTGCAACGAGCATTGGTTCAGAATATTTTCAAAATCCGTGTTTATTTGGAATTAAAATGACATTTTGTGACTGTATCTCTTTCAAAAACAAATCTAATTTCTTCATGTGTTATAATCTCATCCCTCATTGCTCTCCGTCTCTTTCCTCAAATTAAGATAATTTTATTCACACATGAGTTTAAGCTTTTGAATATGAAAAATTGAAATTCACGCTGGAACAGGAGACTCCTAATGCCTGCCCCACCTATTGAAAAATAATAGTTTTTCTGCTACACAGCAACAAAAGTTCcccaaatattttcaaaatctGAGCCAGTGTGTACTTCTTCAAGTATTCATCAGTCAAGTCCAGTTTTTAAGTGTTATTTAATTGCTTTCAGTACATTGGAAAAGTTGCTTTTGCTTTGACTCAAGGGCTTTTCTGAATAATTATGTTAATGACAAAGTTGAGGCTTGAGATTAATGACTGTCAATgtgtattattttgaaaacggacaaCATATAAAGCAAAGTAATCTGTTTGCTGATACAAAACCCCTGCTGAGCTGCCTCCGTGTGCGTTTTCAGTATGGGAGGTGATCAAGGCCACAGCAAGATGTCCATGCCAGACTGGCGACAGTGGAAGACAGAAGGAACACCGTTGGAGTTCACACAGCAGAGACTGGCGGCCAGGGGCCTCAAGGACCCGTGGGCACGGTGAGTATTTATACAGTGAGGAGGTTCGTCTAACAACTCTTTGTGTGTGAGATTACTCCTGACACTACGACCTGTGCCCCCCCATCTTTCTCTTTCTGCCTGCAGCAATGAGGCATGGAGATACTCAGGAGGCTTCGCTCGTGCTGTGACCTTCTCAGAGGTTCTGTTGAAAGGATTTAAGTGGGGCTTTGCTGCTTTTACTGTTGCTCTGGCAATAGAGTACGCCATGTTTCCTCCAAAGAAGGGTGGCCACTGAATCTCATCATTGTCCTTCAAACAAACACCATACCTAATTCAATCTAATgatatttctgtattttctgtTAATTAAATGTCTTTTTGGTCACCAAGTGGATATACTTGTTCTTCTTAAGATGTTTTGATAATATAACTTTGCATCGGGGTTTTACAGATATTGATGCGTTTCAAGTACTTTTCTAAACAGAGAGGTGATGTTTGAAAAGaagtaatttatttatattttttcttcattatttttaTTGCAATTTTCATTTCTATACAACAAACGGTGTCTACAAAagtagacacaaaacaaacaaacttgaCAGCTCTTACACAGAGATGAACATACAGCACGATACAAAAGGTGGAGAATCAGTCTTACAGTACACGGATATCGTTCAAGTCCACAGCAGTCCTTTTAATAGGGGGGAGGAAAGTTCTGGACCAATATAGTCCAAAAACGGGCGCCATACTCTGTAGAACTGATCTACACTGTGATGTATGACGTTAGTAAGAAATTCCAGAAGTATCagttaaaaaattattttgtgcCAGCCACAGACAGAAGGAACCTTGTCACTGACCCACTGCAAAAGAATATTTTTCCTAGCCGCAAACGTTAGAATGTTATACAATCTTTTGTTAGCTGCCGTTTTCAAATGGTCACTTGGAAGACCCAAAATCAGGGACATTGGGTCCATGTCCACACAGATATGAAAAATTCTCTCCATTTCACTTACAATTTCAACCCAATATCTTTGAAGTTTATGAAAAGACCAGAAACATTGCGTTAACGTTCCCACATCAGTTTTACACTGGAGACACAGAGGGGAGAGAGAGTGGTTGAAGAAATGCCTGCGGTGCGGGGAAATGTGTAATCTGTGCAGAATCTTAAGTTGTATAGCTCGTGTCCGGGCGCAAATTGAGATATTTTTTGCAAGAAACCAAACGGTATCCcacttttcttcatctattgTCACAGACAACTCCTTCTCCCAT
The sequence above is drawn from the Odontesthes bonariensis isolate fOdoBon6 chromosome 14, fOdoBon6.hap1, whole genome shotgun sequence genome and encodes:
- the rpl37a gene encoding large ribosomal subunit protein eL43; the encoded protein is MAKRTKKVGIVGKYGTRYGASLRKMVKKIEISQHAKYTCSFCGKTKMKRRAVGIWHCGSCRKTVAGGAWTYNTTSAVTVKSAIRRLKELKDQ
- the pecr gene encoding peroxisomal trans-2-enoyl-CoA reductase, giving the protein MAASSVFRPGLFNHKVAVVTGGGTGIGKAISAELLELGCSVVISSRKAERLDAAAQEMREKIPPSSPASVTPVPCNIRNEEEVKALVSSVLKKYGRIDYLVNNGGGQFSSPAEHVSSKGWKAVIDTNLTGTFHCCKEVYAAWMKQHGGVIVNIIADMWKGFPGMSHTGAARAAVDNLTKSLAIEWASSGVRVNAVAPGTIFSKTAMENYKELGPRLFKMSVPFSPAKRLGVPEEISSTVCFLLSPAASYISGATLKVDAGQSLYHSMWEIPDHKAWPDAPEGENLDALKELLKPQSKL
- the ndufb3 gene encoding NADH dehydrogenase [ubiquinone] 1 beta subcomplex subunit 3 → MGGDQGHSKMSMPDWRQWKTEGTPLEFTQQRLAARGLKDPWARNEAWRYSGGFARAVTFSEVLLKGFKWGFAAFTVALAIEYAMFPPKKGGH
- the cfap410 gene encoding cilia and flagella associated protein 410, with translation MKLTRKLVLAKAKASDLESVKKLNCWGCNLTDISIFSMMPNIEVLTLSVNSISSLSPLAGCLSLSELYLRRNMIPSLSELSHLRPLTRLRVLWLAENPCCGTDSSRYRLTVLRCLPRLQKLDNQVVTEDETALGLMEGEEVSTPPGNTQNQLSNNGLLDAETENDPLNYNMEETNKIREELGMKPLSRDKFSSLSSPSTREKLTMKKTHILDAVLLLLRDLDEEELRIVHTAAQNRLQTYTLDSGDAQRFTAQTENC